CGGCTTTGGGCATTCTGGTACAGCTAGGACATTCTGACAACTAGACAACTATATAGTTAGCTATCAGAATATCGAAGgctggtgtcagggccagaggaaactcgaaTTGGTCCTGTAAAAAAAATGACTATAATTTACATCTAGCCAGGTCCTTGTGTACGCGGTAGGTTTATGTAtgcacatacatacatgtatactaatgcTGTTTGTATAGTACCTTACTAGGATTACATATAGGCTTCTAAGCCagcaaatatacatatacaaacgTATTCATGTaagtaatgaaaataatatcGCTGACGAGGACCTGGAATGAAATAAAGGCAATCGACTGAGATGTTCAAGTTACATTAAGTAGAAGactaaatgtataaaaaaaaagtttgccTGAATTGAGTTCGGCAACGGtcgtaatacaatgtatatgggaAGAAAACTCTATTGGAATAATGGGCACGGTAGCTAGTCAAGTTAATCACTGTTGCGGGTTTTAAACGAAATAAGAATAAATTTaccatgttttaattttgtatataaactttatttatttacaacgattgtgaaacaagttataaatCAACTTAGGTCTGTCACTCTTGTTGTCACTGATAGAAGAACACAAGAGTACCCGTGGAAAACCCACTTGGTCGGGCAGGTTACCCGATATCTTAATTTTCAGGTCCGATCGCGGAATCGGACTCCGACCGCATTGGTAGATAAGAGTTTGGCACCCGACATCCGACCATCAACTCAATTGTACGACAAAACCACCCATTGTATAAGTATCGCATTGTCATTTGAATACGACCATGTCACTGTAGTACACGAGCTTCATGGAGAAAGAATTATGGTGGCGGGAAAGGACATTTTGAAAACCACTAATGTTTAACTCTAAGCCTAAGGAGCACATCACTTTcatttgcacaaaaaaaaaaaaaaaaaaactagactAGATCAGGAAGTGATTTGCCATAGAAACAAACTAGATATCTAacatttttatctgtgtttCTTTATTTATGTAACAAATACTGTTTCAATTATTAAATAGTTTTAATACAAACTAGATTCTATTATATTTTTACCAAATCAAAATTCCTGAAGTACGATCTGATGTAGGGATTCCTGAATTACTTTGCCAAGCGCTCCTTTCCCACAGATTCTCATTGATTATCTGGAGTGTGAAGGTTGTTATGTTGTCGACAACGCTGACAACaaattatttctttctttttttttatccaatttTGCTTCAATACTTAATATAAACTGCATTTAACTCTTATCAGTTTCAATAGAGTCAAACCCAAATATTAGATCAGAAGCAAGTTTTGCAGCTTGTAAATAAAGTGTAAAATCATTCTCTTTATAATAAACTAGACTATGTCCACATAGACCTGATACATGTTTGTTGAACTATAGGCTTGCAGGCCTGTTTTTTCCGTTCGGCTAGGTCATCAGTCACTTCAACATGACATTGTAGGCTAAGCTTAGGCCTCAGTCTAGCCTCCTCCACAAAAGCAGACGTCAAGGGCCTGTGCATCAAAATTTAGAATAAGCGCACGTGCAACTTTCAATGTGAAAGGTTAAAGTAATCGATAACAACACTTCAGATCCAATATGGCGACGCGCTGGTTGCATCTCTATTTCCTTGTGTAGAATGCATGGTGTGTGTGACTGTCTGCTTTAAAACCAGAACTAGTAAGTATCGCAGGGTGGTTTAAATGTCAGTGCAATGCCATAATTCATCAAATTACCTTACTTTATGATTCGTATAGTTCAGGATTTTGCGCTGTTGCTAATAAAGTATGCCCCATATTAACGTTAAAACTTAAATTTACGTCGTCTGCTAGTCCTAATCTACTAAAATAGACGAAAGAGACCAAGTGGGCCTTCGATGTACATCATCTGATAATCTTAGTACATGACAGAGACTGAAAAGGCACATTGGGCCTAGATATTGTTTGTATAAGCTTAATGTggctttggaaaaaaaaaagaaaaaaaaacaacatttaggCTTTGATGTTCtaacgttgtttttttttagtttttttttttttaactttagcTTAATGTTTCAGAACCAACGTACAGTACTAGCCCAGGTCTGTGTTAAATGTACATGATCTACAATGTAGCCTATAGTAGCTACTAAATTGAAAAGAGTTTTgaattgtgttatttttaaaaattgtcaCCTTCAATGTTTTAGCCATGGATAGAATTTTTGGGACCCCGGAGGAACCTTTGTTTAATGATAAGTATACAGCTGTGACTGCAGATATCCTTCAAGAATGGCTCATTTCTCTGGCTTCAATTAATAACAAGAGTGTAGCTTGTTCTTCTCCTCAGGAGGTAAATATAAGATTTAGTTAATTCAAATGTTGATATGGACTCGGACCAACTGAAAAACTATCCGTTGTAAATTCTACTTGTCTCATATTATCTATCATGTGAAGTGCAGTCTTACCGTACATACTATTGTTAGTGTAAGGTAATTATAATAACACCTAACATCATGGCCAGTTTTTCTTGAggttttaaattcaatttttaaCTGGCCAAAATATTTTGATTGCTTTAGTTATACTTGGTCACTGGTGTTTAAAGTCATTTTTAATGTGAAATTaacctatacatatatgtactagCTATCAAAATTTGGAGAATTTTTATGTCTGTATTGCCAAATTGGTAagaattattatttattttagttttttagtTCCcaattttgtaattatatacatgtacatatattgtgtGTGGAAAGTTTTTTTCACCTATTAAGGATCATTAGTAGTCCTTTCTTAGTATCAGTTGGTATGAACTTGTGTTCCTTTTCTGGTGAACCGATTGTTTAGCTTGATCAACTTGTTTATtcattcattgatataaaagtatGCAATTTAAGTACAACACTCATACAAGTCAAAGTAGAAACATAAAAAGGTGTTCAATACACTTCATCAAATTTCACAATAAGTATCTGTGGTCCTCATGATATTGAGGAAAACACTAAATATCTCAAAGCAATTATATGTTAAAGTCTCTTTGTCTCTATAACTTataagaaaacataaaatactTGTTTTTAATATGATCAGCAGGGTCTATTCAAGACGGGTGATTATGCAGAATTTGTCTTCAATGCATGTGAAATTTTTAAGATGGCTCCCGAAGCAAAGTACCTTGCATTAGAAATATTTGATAGGTAAGtaataaatgaaaacaatcttgaaaaaaatcttataatgtacaatacatgtaacataaggtatgaggagttacttcccctgtctcaattttttttaaaaagaaatgtattaTATGTCAATGTAAACTAGATGTCATTATGATAGCtgattatatgtatttattggAGAGGACTTGGATATATACACCTAGACTAATATTAAATGCCTAATATCCAATGTTATTGACTGAACTTTTCtgtcaatgaaatattttgatatcagaCTGAATTTGAAATCAACCCATTCCAAGGATGAAGGCCaagacatatacattgtatttcctATTCTAATTTTAACCAATTAATAGCTATTGAGATTTCAAACTAGAAACCTTTTGAATGATTGTTAAAAATCTTTCAATGCTAGATTTCTTGCAAATTTTTGTGAATTGAATTTATAATACAccattacatgtatgtgtttagATAACTTTCCATAACATGTCTTATATTTCTTCAAACACATTATGCTTTTGTTTCTGGTTACCATTAAAAACAGGTTTATGGTACAGCACATCAAGGATCTATACAGCCATGTGACCCAAAGTGGAAGTAACCATTGCCGATCTGACTGGAAGGCACTACTTGATAGAATCAAGAATCAGTTGAAACTTCGGGCCGTGTCATGTTGTCAAATTGCAAGCAAATTGACTTCTCACTACAAGGTGAACTGTTGTTTTCAGAGATCTAGTAATATTACTCTGTCTtgtatttgatatcaaaaatTGTATTGTCTTCAATTTCATTTAGTTAAAAGTTCTAAAAATTGCCGTGTTTTCTatgcaaataaataaaatatttataatgtgGGGGTATGATTTTATACACCAACCTGAAAGTATCTCCTACAGGTGTAAATATCATATCTACCCCATAAACCTTTAATTATTGGGTTATTTAATAGATATTGATATAATGGCTGGCTTATCAGGGAACATTTGCATTATTAATAAGGTTTGTGAAATTTTATAGATGAAGCCttttttacattaatttgtAATGGAGCTTTTTTTAGACAGAAAATAATACTTATAACGTATTAgaaaataggttataatctgtacaacatgattattttttttcagataataTCTGCATCAAAAGCCCGGAGGTTCCTCCGTGATCACTGTGGACATCGTTACGCTGCTGATGGTATCCTCCAGTCTGAGCTACGAGTTCTGAAGACCTTAAATTACAACGTCACTGTACCATCTACTCTTACCTACATAGAGACTCTGCTGGAAATTCTAGGTATTTATTCTCACTCTCATCCACTTAACTGTAAGTTAGGCTCAAATCAGGACCAATCTCATTGAATCTTGGTAGCTAGGCCATTATAGATTAATGtaatcaatatatcatatataagaTTTTAATTGTTAACACATTTCATTCATAAGGGAATTCTAGATAAGGTAAGCATTTTTAGAGAAATTCATATAtcaaaaaatgtaataatcttGGTATATGTCTAGGAGTTGAGCACAAAGTTAGCCAATTACGTAAAGTGTAAACTTAATTAGTTTCATAAAAATTATAGATAGGTTATATGGcagcttatattaatcattcttGTTTGCCTGGATCAAAGTGCACAAGGGTCAAACTGTGTGAGGATGCTGGAGTACCTGAAGATAACTCACATacatgtggtcgggcaggtgatccaataccttttcacatctAATTGAACCCTAGCTGAGGTGAAAGGTTATAACTGTGTTGTTAACACTGCCACcataccaaacctaatgtatTTAATCACACAACATCAGAAAGCCTTTCAAATTATAATCAATTATGGATTTGCAAACATTATGTCTCATCGGGGCTGaggtggccaagtggttaaggtttcccgacaatttatcactagccctccacctctgggttgcaagttcgatacctacgtgggacagttgcaaggtactgactgtaggccgatggtttttctccaggtaattcggttaatagggcgttaaacaaaaaaaaacaaaaacacatatgTCTTATCATCAATGTAAATGCAATTATTCTCTACAATTCAAACCTTGATTGATGCATGGGACACAATTTTCTATGCAGGACACAATGAGCGCGAGGCAGAAGTGAAAGTATATCATGCTGTGTCAATGCAGGTGTTGACAGTGGTCTACATTAGCTACTCTGAAGTTTACAAATGCCTGTTTGAGGTGACCATTCACTCACCACGCAACAAAGACAGGTAAATCGCCTTTATCTTAATTCATTTAATATTCAAAACCTCATTAGTTTACAAATAATGAATCGATGTATCACCATGGGACCAGATTTGCCTAACTCATACATTTATTGGTGGTTTGAGAATCAGGATTAAATAAATCgctttttattgttttgatatatattgaaatcAGTCAGAatgttttagttttaaaataCTGTCAAACCTGTATGACGTGGTCGTCCAAGGGAGCGACAGAAATTGGCTGCTTTAGACAGGTGACTGCTAAAACCAGGTTCACCAGAAGTTTGCATTAGAAACCCAAGTTGTCATAAATTTATTGCATCTGAAAAAATCTCCAATTGTAGTTTTTTTGCTTCATTTCATATAAAGTTTGTCATGTTCAGCCTCAGTTTGCATGATAAGGCTTAATCCTGCAGAGTCTCGACATGTGTGAAGATCAtcgtaaacaaaacaacaggcGTGACAATCGATGATAATAAAATCTAGTCATATGATCATTTCGGCTGTTTACCTCAGAATACAATGCCCTTATGGCCGCTCAATACAAGATGAGATAAAACTAGGGTAAGATTTTTGTGACCACTGGCCGCGTTAGACAGGTGACCGCTTATCTAAGGTTCATTATTTGATGAGCTTATGTTATACCGTGGCATCATCCCTCGGccaacaattgacttcttcttcatatcTGCTGATCGGCATTGAACAAATTTAACTGGTGGCATCATTATGGGTTGGGGGTTGAAATTGCACAAATGGTCGGGCTGGCCCTCAtaggggctgaggggcggggccaaaaggggtcaatttgtttcaatttggcttaattgatacatgtataaatgacttcttctctggaactaagctatggctatcgctcatatttgtctggtagcatcgtTATGGGATTGTGATTCAAAATAGTACAAATGGTCgagctgaccccctgggggcctgaggggcagggccaaagGGGTAAACTTGGCTTAATTGCTCTTTAAGcactaagcaatggatatcattcatatttgtctggtagtattgttatggagtggggattcaaaattgtacacatggtggagctgaccccctgggTAGCCTGAAGTGAAGGGCAGGTTCAAAAGGGGTAACATGGCTAAATTGCTTTAAACAATTGTATTTGTCTGGAAGTGAGCTATGAATAGGAATCATATTTGACTGTTAGCATCCCTAGGGGACGGGGTCCAGCTGACCCTAAGGAGGTTGAGGGGTGGTTctaaaaggggtcattttggctaAAGATATATGAGCAACTTCTGAAACTAAGTCATGTACATTGCTCATATTTCATTGAAAGCATActtatggggttgggattcaaaattgtataaatggtgagGCCCCCTGGAGGCTTTAGGGGCAGGCCCAAAATGGGTCCATATGGTAATATTGACATTAATGACTTCCTCTCTGGAACTAAgtaatgtatgacattgatatttcagtggaaACATCCCCAggaggctgggattcaaatttatacaaatgatttGGCTGACACCCCCCACCCAACCCCTGGGCTCTTGGGTCTTTCCTCACCCCTTATGACTTATTTCTTTTGCTTTAACTTTATAATCCTGATAGGCACAGGGGTCTTTCCCCAACCCAAGGGACTTACAGTTTCTTTGATTACAATCACGTTGAATCTTAACTTCATTTCTGGGTAATATCTTTGAAGCAGCTGGGATCCCCAAAAATAATTGtacattaacaaataaagctattacaaaatggaacataaacattattttgatgtttgctcaaataaaccaggtgagctattcaggccctctgggcctcttgtatagtGTTTTCATTTGAACGGACCACAGATTGGCCGCATAAAAGTGTTGACTGCTTATTGAAGTTGACCCTTCAAGCAGGCTGTATGATGAAAAAGTGTTATATTTGTCCTTTTATGCGGACTGCCCAATTTGGTACCCCCACACCTTTTCAGGGAAAAAGGTTAATTGAAACATACATAAAAAGTTACTTACCTCACTTATATCCAAAGATTTTTTTAGCTAAATATGCTGTTTTATTACGCACATCCTTTTTGTATTATGGTAAGTTCTCAGCACACTTATTAAGTCATATGCCATTCTTAGTTTAATTACTGCAATGCTTAACATTATTTAGCATTGGCAATAGCTAGGACATGgcaatttgataattttgtcatcatagtatatacatgtatatatatatcagaaggTAACACTTATCCAGATTATGTTTCATACTAAGTGTCATTTAGTTgcaaaacaaattgttttaGTTTCATTGTTAATCTATTTGCAGAACTTTGTGTCAGCTCCTGCAAAGGTCAATAGCtttaatcaattttattataatattttcagaTTTCATAATTTGAAAGGAGGAGCTCCAATAACAACTTCAAATCAATTTTGTTGTAAAACAAACTGAAAGCCTAACCATCATTAAATTATCAAGTAATTTTCCTTCTTTTCTATTATGTGTAGGAAGAAATACATGGCAGTAAGAGCGGACAAAATGCTGCTGGCAGTATCTGTGATAGTTTCCTCTGTCTACTTAGCTGATCAGCTGTTATCAGATAGggtttgtattttattatctCTCAAAAAAGATTTAAATTCTTCATGTAGGTTATATTAGCTCACCTGTCTAAAGACAGGTTATGCTGACTGAAATGTAAGTAGTCTGTAAGCTTTCTGGCATCAAGttgtttatgtaaacaactgACATTTGGTTTGTTGATACAGTTTTCAATATCTCAGAGGTGAAATGggttaaaatatataaatatgagtTGGCTTTAAGCCTTTAAGTTTCAAAATATATGAAAGATTTCTTCTGttaacaaagaggcccagggtcatTAATCATTATATTTGACTGGTATTGAGCTTTCGAGGTTGCTGGGAAGCTCAGTCCTAAAGCACTATTTGCCTTTCACCTGAGCAACCAGTATTCAATTCCCTGATTTCACATGAAAAGGTGAGAAAGTTACGTGATTTTGTaggtgtcaagtggcagtggGGGCATTAATGTCTTACATACATTTTCTAGTTCTGAGCTAAATTTACAGACTGTATAGTAACCTGCTGGAATGAAATGCTGAcagatttttttaatgattgacATTAATTGGCCCACTTGCAAGGAGATCAAGGTCAAATctgttaaaatcttttaacaaagGCTTTGGAAAAGATGATGATATTTTGTCAGTAGTAtatatgattaacaggaaaataattTAAGTGAATCAACATGATCAACCATCAAGGTCACAACAgggattttttttgaaaaataacttccAAATAAAAAAGGCTCAATGTCGTGATCTTTTGCTAGTAGCATTACATTCGTGAATATTCAATATCACTTTTATGACTAGCTCATTTCCCCTCAATCTAGTGGTAAGATATCTGCTGAGAGAGAAggggtatttttcattttcaatcatTGACATATGACAATGGTCAAATGTGTGATCATTGTATGCTCAACTTATTCCTAATAATAACATTGGACTTACAAGATAAGGTGACGATTATACGGATTTGGGTGCTATGATTTGGGGATCAAACAGCATTATGTGTTACtttatgtatgtgtaatgttactttatatatgtatacacacaaaaaaaaaagacaatagATGTGGAATACTATACCATTTTCAACATAAATTTAGACTAATGTCTGAATAAGTTTGTGACAGTATCTATGTTTTGTTAAATATgttcattatcaaatatataatcatTGATAGATTACATGCTTACGTACCAGTATATCTATTACAATAATTGTATGTACATACTCAACAGTACGTACTGTAAACACATTGCCTCCTGTTTACATCAAAATGCCACAGGTGACCATACAATTTTAGTGTAGATCTATCAGGTCCATTCCTATGAAAGCTGTTACCGTAGGTCACTTATGAACACTTTATTACTTAAAAGTGTATCTTCCCGTTTCGTATATAGTACACATTTAGATTGTTTTGTACATTAAGTGTACCACGTTACACTTTTATATGGTACACATTTTACTGttttttatgtcattgatgtaTCCCGCtacaacatttttatattaaacatatgACTTCTTTTGCTCCTAAACGTAATGGCCACGGGGCACTTTtaatcacacaatgataaatgtTTCTTATACAAATGTGTCCCTCGGTACACTTTCGaacaaaaagtaattaaaatgtGTACCATAACCAAAATCGCCGTTACACTTTCGaacaaaaagtaattaaaatgtGTACCATAACCAAAATCGGCCGTTACACTTTCgaacaaaaaataattcaaatgtGTACCATAGCCAAAATCAGACGTTACACttttgaatgaaatataatttaagtAGTATGTACCACAACCCGGTACATATTTAACTACAAAAGCATTACAATTTGTACCGCGGTCGGAATAGGTCGGTCGCCTTTAGcgaaaaatgatattttaaagtgTCCGGCAAATATCATCGAAGatgttgtttttatcatttttgcaATTTACAGTATTCATTCTTTAAAGACAAGTGTAACG
This genomic stretch from Pecten maximus chromosome 16, xPecMax1.1, whole genome shotgun sequence harbors:
- the LOC117345200 gene encoding cyclin N-terminal domain-containing protein 1-like isoform X2, which translates into the protein MVCVTVCFKTRTTMDRIFGTPEEPLFNDKYTAVTADILQEWLISLASINNKSVACSSPQEQGLFKTGDYAEFVFNACEIFKMAPEAKYLALEIFDRFMVQHIKDLYSHVTQSGSNHCRSDWKALLDRIKNQLKLRAVSCCQIASKLTSHYKIISASKARRFLRDHCGHRYAADGILQSELRVLKTLNYNVTVPSTLTYIETLLEILGHNEREAEVKVYHAVSMQVLTVVYISYSEVYKCLFEVTIHSPRNKDRKKYMAVRADKMLLAVSVIVSSVYLADQLLSDRITEELSKITRIPCDDIIDLTSVIVQLIMEGS
- the LOC117345200 gene encoding cyclin N-terminal domain-containing protein 1-like isoform X3 translates to MVCVTVCFKTRTTMDRIFGTPEEPLFNDKYTAVTADILQEWLISLASINNKSVACSSPQEGLFKTGDYAEFVFNACEIFKMAPEAKYLALEIFDRFMVQHIKDLYSHVTQSGSNHCRSDWKALLDRIKNQLKLRAVSCCQIASKLTSHYKIISASKARRFLRDHCGHRYAADGILQSELRVLKTLNYNVTVPSTLTYIETLLEILGHNEREAEVKVYHAVSMQVLTVVYISYSEVYKCLFEVTIHSPRNKDRKKYMAVRADKMLLAVSVIVSSVYLADQLLSDRITEELSKITRIPCDDIIDLTSVIVQLIMEGS